A window of Halichoerus grypus chromosome 12, mHalGry1.hap1.1, whole genome shotgun sequence contains these coding sequences:
- the DMTF1 gene encoding cyclin-D-binding Myb-like transcription factor 1 isoform X2: MSTVEEDSDTVTVETVNSVTLTQDTDGNLILHCPQNVSENDQSFEVTMTATTEVADDEITEGTVTQIQILQNEQLDEISSLGNEEVSAVSQAWFTTKEDKDSLTNKGHKWKQGMWSKEEIDILMNNIERYLKARGIKDATEIIFEMSKDERKDFYRTIAWGLNRPLFAVYRRVLRMYDDRNHVGKYTPEEIEKLKELRIKHGNDWATIGAALGRSASSVKDRCRLMKDTCNTGKWTEEEEKRLAEVVHELTSTEPGDIVTQGVSWAAVAERVGTRSEKQCRSKWLNYLNWKQSGGTEWTKEDEINLILRIAELDVADENDINWDLLAEGWSSVRSPQWLRSKWWTIKRQIANHKDVSFPVLIKGLKQLHENQKNNPTLLENKSGSGVPNSNSNSSVQHVQIRVARLEDNTAISPSPMTALQIPVQITHVSSTESPAATVDSETITLNSGTLQAFEILPSFHLQPTGTPGTYLLQTSSSQGLPLTLTASPTVTLTAAAPASPEQIIVHALSPEHLLNTSDNVTVQCHTPRVIIQTVATEDLTSSISQAELTVDSDIHSSDFPEPPDALEADTFPDEIHQPKITVEPSFNDAHVSKFSDQNSTELMNSVMVRAEGISDTDLKQEESSSPLARAYVTEDLESPTIEEQVDQTAIDDETILIVPSPHGFIQASDVIDTESVLPLTTLTDPILQHHREESNIIGSSLGSPVSEDSKDVEDLVNCH; encoded by the exons ATTCTACAGAATGAGCAACTAGATGAAATATCTTCCTTGGGTAATGAGGAAGTTTCAGCAGTTAGCCAAGCATGGTTTACAACTAAAGAAGATAAGGATTCTCTGACTAACAAAG gaCATAAATGGAAACAGGGGATGTGGTCTAAGGAAGAAATTGATATTTTGATGAACAATATTGAACGCTATCTAAAG GCACGCGGAATAAAAGATGCTACAGAAATCATCTTTGAGATGTCAAAAGACGAAAGAAAAGATTTCTACAGGACTATAGCATGGGGTCTGAACCGGCCTTTGTTTGCAGTTTATAGAAGAGTGCTTCGCATGTATGATGACAGAAACCATGTGGGAAA aTATACACCTGAAGAAATTGAAAAGCTCAAGga GCTCCGGATAAAGCATGGCAATGACTGGGCAACAATAGGGGCGGCGCTAGGAAGAAGCGCGTCTTCCGTCAAAGATCGGTGCCGACTGATGAAGGATACTTGCAACACAG GGAAGTGGacggaagaagaggagaagagactTGCAGAGGTGGTTCATGAATTGACAAGCACTGAGCCAGGTGACATAGTGACACAGGGCGTGTCATGGGCAGCTGTGGCAGAGCGAGTCGGGACCCGCTCAGAAAAGCAGTGTCGTTCTAAATGGCTCAACTACCTGAACTGGAAACAGAGTGGAGGTACTGAATGGACCAAGGAAGATGAAATCAATCTCATCCTCAG GATAGCAGAGCTTGATGTAGCTGATGAAAATGACATCAACTGGGATCTGTTAGCGGAGGGATGGAGCAGTGTCCGTTCACCACAATGGCTTCGAAGTAAATGGTGGACCATCAAAAGGCAAATTGCAAATCATAAGGATGTTTCATTCCCtg TCTTAATAAAAGGTCTTAAACAGTTACATGAGAatcaaaaaaacaacccaacGCTTTTGGAGAATAAATCAGGATCTGGAGTTCCAAACAGTAATTCCAATTCCAGTGTACAGCATGTTCAGATCAGAGTCGCCCGCTTGGAAGACAATACAGCCATCTCTCCAAGCCCCATGACAGCCTTGCAGATTCCAGTCCAGATCACCCATGTCT CTTCAACAGAGTCCCCTGCTGCTACTGTTGACTCGGAAACAATAACACTAAACAGTGGAACACTACAGGCATTTGAGATTCTTCCA TCTTTCCATTTACAGCCCACTGGCACTCCAGGCACCTACCTGCTTCAGACAAGCTCAAGCCAAGGCCTTCCCCTCACTCTGACGGCTAGTCCCACAGTAACCCTGACGGCTGCCGCACCTGCTTCTCCTGAACAGATCATTGTTCACGCTTTATCC CCAGAACATTTGTTAAACACAAGTGACAACGTCACGGTGCAGTGTCACACACCACGAGTCATCATTCAGACTGTTGCCACAGAAGACCTCACTTCTTCCATATCCCAAGCAGAACTGACAGTAGATAGTGATATTCACTCATCTGATTTTCCTGAGCCTCCAGATGCCCTAGAAGCAGACACTTTCCCAGATGAAATTCATCAGCCTAAGATAACTGTAGAGCCATCATTTAATGATGCTCATGTATCCAAATTCAGTGACCAAAATAGCACAGAACTGATGAATAGTGTTATGGTCAGAGCGGAAGGAATCTCTGACACCGACCTTAAACAAGAGGAGTCATCTTCTCCTTTAGCCCGTGCTTATGTTACTGAG GATCTAGAGTCTCCTACCATAGAAGAACAAGTTGATCAAACAGCCATTGATGATGAAACCATACTTATCGTTCCTTCACCACATGGCTTTATCCAGGCATCTGATGTTATAGATACTGAATCTGTCTTGCCTTTGACAACACTAACAG ATCCCATACTCCAACATCATCGAGAAGAATCAAATATCATTGGATCATCTTTGGGCAGTCCTGTTTCAGAAGACTCAAAGGATGTTGAGGATTTGGTCAACTGTCATTAG
- the TMEM243 gene encoding transmembrane protein 243 — protein sequence MEDFSTRTYGTSGLDNRPLFGETSAKDRIINLVVGSLTSLLILVTLISAFVFPQLPPKPLNIFFAVCISLSSITACILIYWYRQGDLEPKFRNLIYYILFSIIMLCVCANLYFHDVGR from the exons ATGGAGGACTTCTCCACCAGGACCTATGGCACCAGTGGCCTGGACAACAGACCTCTGTTCGGAGAAACGTCGGCCAAG gatCGAATCATCAATTTAGTTGTTGGCAGCTTAACATCCTTATTGATTCTA GTAACGCTGATCAGTGCTTTTGTTTTCCCTCAACTACCTCCAAAacctttgaatatattttttgctGTCTGCATCTCTTTGAGTAGTATTACTGCCTGCATACTT aTCTACTGGTATCGACAAGGAGACTTAGAACCGAAATTTAGAAATCTAATTTACTATATCTTATTTTCTATCATCATGTTATGTGTATGTGCGAACCTGTACTTCCATGACGTGGGGAGGTGA